The following are encoded together in the Daucus carota subsp. sativus chromosome 5, DH1 v3.0, whole genome shotgun sequence genome:
- the LOC108221249 gene encoding uncharacterized protein LOC108221249, which translates to MASPPSPLIPDSYHINSAVNYQTQPLIPPTQLMNPYVANPQAYHVNQHHHDPLPSELLSELSFELNNRRENMQAYLQWQNLQTINSVVNENTNQVNLILNCASHLLDLIQEKENEVAETNHANWGLQMCLNEYDYQLKALQQIALEKEALVANLQQQLVMIQESHHQLMMNASQPDAGSSCGDPSNDIIDRDCRMCGEEISSNLQTINSVVNENTNQVNFILNYASQLLDLIQEKENEVAATDHANWGLQMYIYEYDSQLKVLQQIALEKEALVANLQQLEMIQESHHQLMLNASQPDAASSCGDPSNDIIDRDCQMCGEEISSVVILPCKHLCCCRTCEANVNSCPVCKMAKESSLEVSWPLIKKGAE; encoded by the exons ATGGCTTCACCACCTTCACCTCTCATCCCAGATTCATATCATATCAACTCTGCTGTTAATTATCAAACGCAGCCTCTCATTCCCCCTACACAATTGATGAACCCTTATGTTGCCAACCCACAAGCGTATCATGTTAATCAGCATCATCATGACCCACTCCCATCGGAGTTACTATCAGAATTGTCCTTTGAACTCAATAATCGAAGGGAAAACATGCAGGCATATCTCCAGTGGCAG AACCTGCAAACAATCAATTCAGTTGTGAATGAAAACACTAATCAGGTTAACCTCATTCTCAATTGTGCTTCACATCTTCTGGATTTGATCCAAGAAAAAGAGAACGAGGTGGCGGAAACAAACCATGCAAACTGGGGACTCCAGATGTGTTTAAATGAATATGACTATCAACTGAAAGCTTTGCAGCAGATAGCACTGGAGAAAGAAGCCCTAGTGGCCAACCTTCAACAACAACTGGTGATGATTCAAGAGAGTCATCATCAGTTGATGATGAATGCTTCTCAACCTGATGCAGGTTCTTCATGTGGTGACCCTTCAAATGACATAATAGATAGGGATTGTCGAATGTGCGGGGAAGAGATCTCCTCT AACCTGCAAACAATCAATTCAGTTGTGAATGAAAACACTAATCAGGTTAATTTCATTCTCAATTATGCTTCACAACTTCTGGATTTGATCCAAGAAAAAGAGAACGAGGTGGCGGCAACAGACCATGCAAACTGGGGACTCcagatgtatatatatgaatatgacTCTCAATTGAAAGTTTTGCAGCAGATAGCACTGGAGAAAGAAGCCCTAGTGGCCAACCTTCAACAACTGGAGATGATTCAAGAGAGTCATCATCAGTTGATGCTGAATGCTTCTCAACCTGATGCAGCTTCTTCATGTGGTGACCCTTCAAATGACATAATAGATCGTGATTGTCAAATGTGCGGGGAAGAGATCTCCTCTGTAGTTATATTACCTTGTAAACATTTATGTTGTTGCAGAACATGTGAAGCTAATGTGAACTCTTGCCCCGTGTGCAAAATGGCCAAGGAGAGCAGTTTAGAGGTTTCCTGGCCTCTGATTAAGAAAGGGGCAGAGTGA